The following DNA comes from Halalkaliarchaeum sp. AArc-CO.
CCCCCGAGTGTACGGGTGGACGTGGTCCTCGAAGACGTCCTCGAGCGTTCCGCGTTCGACGATCTCGCCGGCGTACATCACACCGACGCGATCGCACATCCTCGCGATCACGCCGAGGTTGTGGGTGATCAGGACGATCGTCATACCGATCTCGGACTGGAGGTCGGCGAGGATGTCGAGCACCTGTGCCTGGATTGTCACGTCGAGGGCGGTCGTCGGCTCGTCGGCGATCAACACGTCGGGCTCGCCGGCCAGTGCCTGGGCGATCATCGCACGCTGGAGCATTCCCCCCGAGTACTGGTGTGGATATTCGTCGGCCCGCTGTACTGGGTCCGGAATACCCACCAGTTCCAGCAACTCGATTGCCCGTTCTCTACTCGATTCGGTGACGAACCGCTTCGACGGGAGCACGGTCGAGGTGATCAGCGACGACAGCGAGTAGTCGGCCGAACGTGTTTTGGCCCGCGTGGATCGCGGGTTCGCCCTCGCCCGTCGCTGGACCTCGACCGCCTCGGCGATCTGTTCGCCGACGGTGAGGCTCGGGTTGAAGCTGCTTTCCGGATCCTGGAAGATCATGCTGAACGAGGGGCCGCGAAGCGACCGCCTGACGTCCTCCGGGACGGACAACAGATCGACGAACTCGCCGTCGACGGCATCCGGATGGCTCTCGCGTAGGCTCTCCGCGAGCGATTCGTTGCGATACTCGATGGTCCCGTCGGTTATCTCGCCCGGTGATTCGACCAGATCCATGAGCGACAGCGCAGTGACGCTTTTCCCGCTGCCGCTTTCCCCGACGATACCGAACACCTCTCCACGTTCGATCGTCAGGGTCACGTTCGAGACGGCGTTGACCTGCCCTTCGCCTGTGAAAAACCGGGTGGACAGGCCGCCGATGCGAAGTATGTCCCCGGTCATGTCAGGCACCTCGTTCGCTGCCTTCGATGTTCGGATCGAGCGCGTCGCGGAACCAGTCGCCCAGCAGGTTCACGCTGATGATCGCGAGCATGATACCGACCCCCGGAAATATCGAAACCCAGGGTCTGGTACGGAGAACGTCCTGTCCCCGTTCTATCTCGTACCCCCACGAGAGGGTCGTCCCCGAGAACCCCAGATACGCGAGCGACGCCTCGAGCAAGACGATCACCGCCACCTGGATGGTCGCAAGCACGATGATCGGCGTGAGGCTGTTCGGGAGGATGTGTCTCCGCAGGATCTCCCGGTGACTCGTCCCGAAACTCCGGGCCGCCTTGACGTACTCCTGGTTGCGAAGCGACAGCGCCTCCCCGCGGGCGACGCGGGCGAACCACACCCAGATCACCAGCGCGGAGACGATCGTGACGGTTCCGGGGATCGGTATGGTCTCGGGCATTCCCTCCGCGAGTCCTGCCATCACGATCGGATCGGGAACGTGGATCGGGGATTCGCCGAATACCCCGATGAGCGCCAGTGCGAGCACGAGCGCGGGAAACGCGAGCATGATGTCGGCGACGCGCATCAGTGCGTCGTCGACGCGTCCACCGTAGTAGCCCGCGACCAGTCCGATCGGTACGCCGATAAACAGCGCCATGATCGTCGCGGTGATGCCCACCAGCATCGAAACCCGGGCGCCGTAGACGAACCGGGAGTAGACGTCCTGGCCGACGTTGTTCGTGCCGAATACGTGTTCTCTGGTCGATTCGACGGTCACGTCGGTGATTTCACCCTCCTGTGCGATTTGAGTATCGTAGCTGTGACCAAGCGGCGGATACTCCGCACCCTGCTCGTCGAAATACCCGGTCTCGGTCGGATCGTGGGTCGCGAGGATCGGTGCGAACGCCGCCATCAGAACGATCGACACGAGCAAGAACAGCCCGATCTTCGGGAGAATGCTCTCGGTGAACGTCTGTCGGAGGTTGGATCTGACTCTTCGCGAAATCATTCTTCGATCACCTGTGGGTCGAGATATGCATACAGCGCGTCGACGAGGATGTTGATCGTCACGAACGCGACGGCGATGAACACGACAATCCCCTGCATGAGCGGCCAGTCGCGCATGTCGATCGCGTCGATGAGCCGCAGCCCGAGCCCCGGCCAGTTGAACACGGTTTCGGTGATAACTGCCCCGCCGAGAAGCGTCCCCATCTGGAGGCCGAGGACAGTGATGATCGGGATCATCGTGTTGCGCAGCACGTGTTTGTACCGGATCAACACCAGCGGAAGCCCCTTCGCCTCCGTCGCGGTGACGTACGGCTTGCCGAGTTCGTCGACCATACCGCTGCGGGTGAGTCGGGTGATGAGCGCCGTGAAGTAGGTTCCGAGCGTGAGTGCCGGGAGGGTAATGTACTTCAACCACGCACCCAGCTCGGTGAGTGATCCGGTCAGGACCACCGCCAGAACGGCGTCCGCGAAGCTCGGGCCTCGCCTGCCAGTGGGGAACTCGACCATTCCGTACCAGATCGAGGACGGATACGGAAGGTTGACACCGAGAACCGAAATCGACGACGTCCCGAACGTCGGATACGGAATGCCGAACCAGACCCCAAACACGAGGATCAACATGAGTCCGAGCCAGAAGTTCGGCGTACTGATCCCGAGTAGCGAAAACAGCGTCGCTCCGTAGTCCGACGGCTGGTTTCGACGGGTCGCCGAGATGACCCCCAGCGGGATCGCGATGACGATCGCGACGACGGTCGCGGCGACCGCGAGTTCGACCGTCGCCGGCACCCGCTCTATCACCATCATCTCGACCTCGCGATTCGACTGCCAGGAGTAGCCGAAGTCGCCGGTGACGAGCCCCTGGAGGTAGTCGAAATACTGGACGTAGATCGGTTCGTCGAGTCCCTCCTCTCGTCTCACTTGCTCGACGAGTTCCTGGGTCGCCCCCTCAGCGAGCATCAGGTTCGCGGGATCACCCGGCGAGACTGCCCGAAGGCCGAACATGATCGTTACGACCCCCCAGATGACGAACACTCCCTGGAGGAGTCGGCGAACCAGGAACTTACCGAGCGACATAGGAATTCATGACGATAGTCGGTGTTGTTTACGCTTTCGTTTTCGGGAGCGTGTTTCGGAGATACCGCCCCGTTTGCCCCGACCGTATCGGAGAATCGCCCCTGTCGCAGCTTACGTGTCCATCTCCCAGGTGTAGATGGTTTCGTCCTCGCGGGGGTCCCACTGGATCCGCTCGTTGACGCCGTAGATGCTTTCCTGGGTGTGGAGGTAGACGAACGGCGCCTTCTCGTGGGCCAGTTCGTTGACGTACTGGAGCTGCTCACGCCGCTCGTCGGGGTCGTCGATCTGCTGGCTCTCCAGGATCGCGTCGCTAAGTTCCTCGTCGTGGAACGTCCGGTTCGGGTTGTCCGGGATCGTAAAGAAGCCCTGAACGCCGTAGTCGGTGTCGCCGGTGATGACTCCCCACCCGATCATGTAGAAGGGGATCTCCCAGGTGTCCTCGTACTCGTCGGGCTCGACGCCGGCCTGGTTCGCGTCCGAGACGACGCCGAACTCGACGATGTTCGCTTCGCAGCTGACGTTGTCGAGTCGGTCGATCTGGTCTGCAACCGTCTCCCCGATTTCGGCGTCGTTGAGATACCGGCCCTGCGGCGCGTACAGTTCGATCTCGACGTCGCCGTATCCGCTCTCCTCGACGAGGCTCTCGGCCATCCCGATGTCCTGCTCGTACGGTTCGATGTCCGGGTTGTAGCCGTTGATTCCCGGCGACACCGGCTGTCCTCGCGGTTCGCCGAACCCGGAGAGGATCGTACTGACGATCTCTTCGTTGTCGACCGCGTAGTTCATCGCCTGCCGGAACTCCTGACTGTCGAACGGCGGGACCGTGTTCTTCATCGGACAGAAAACGGTCCGGAAGCTCGTCACGTTTCTCACGTCGGCGTCGGGTGCCTCGTTGATCGTGGAGACGTCCTCCGGGAGGATGTTTATCGTGACGTCGGCCTCGCCGGTCTCGATCGCCGCGGCACGACCGCTCGATTCGCCGTCGGCGTTGAACGTAATCCGCTCGAACGGCGGCTCCGGGCCCCAGTAGTCGTCGAACCGCTCGACGACGACCTCGACCCCAGATTCGAACTCGACGACTTCGTAGGGACCGGTCCCGTTGAAGTCCTCGGCGTCCGCCCCCGAGATAGCGTCGTCCTCGGCCTCGTGCTGGTCGATCGCCCAGTCTTTGTTGATCGCCCGCGCGTAATTACCGAACTCGAACTCCGCGAGCCCCGGGGCGGCTCCGTAATTGATCGCCAGCGTGGTGTCGTCGACTGCTTCGGCGCCTTCGATCGATCCGAGTCCGAAGGTGCCGATCGGGCTGGGAACCCCCTTCTCGGGGTCGACAGTCCGGTTTATCGTCCAGGCCACGTCCTCGGCCGTCAGCGGATCGCCGTTGTGGAACACCACGTCGTCACGGAGATACACGTGCGTGGTGCCGTCGCCCTGTATCTCCCACTCATCGGCGACGCGGGGGAAGATCCCTTCGCCCGGCTCGAAGTCGAACAGCGGCTCGTAAATGTGGTCGTATACGTCGAAGTAGTCACCGGTAATGTGGTCGAGGGGGTCGATTGTATCGGGGAACTGCGAGAGCGTGATCGTGATCTCGTCGAGTTCTTCGACGGGGTCGTCGGGGTCGCCCGGATCGTCGGGGTCGCCCGGATCGTCCGGATCGTCCGGCGCGTCGTCTTCCTCTCCCACACAGCCAGCGATGGATAGAATCCCCGCGGATGCTGCGGAGGCACCGGTCATTCGAAGTATTTTCCGTCGTCGTACCGTGTTATGCTGCCGCATAGTAGAACCTTCACTATCTTACACTATTTAAATCCACCGCGGTATGACGGGTCGATGTCGGGAAGCGCACGATCGGCAGGACAGAATCGAACTACAGAAATCGGTCGTCAGCTCGCCGGCGTTCCGGGTCCTCCTCGGCTTCGTCGATCCACCCTGCCTCCGCTTCGGCGGGGACATCGAACGCGGGAACGAACGGTTTGATGTCCAACAGGGGCGTGCCGTCGAGCACGTCGACATCCCGTACCGTTAGGGTGGATCCGTCGACGCCATCGATCCGGACTACAGACAGTCCGATCGCGTTCGGCCGCCGCGGTGCTCGAGTGGAAAACAGCCCGCGTTCCGTGGAATCGAGAAACGGTTCGACGGTCGTCATGGCGTCCCCCTCCGAACCGTGAAAGTGATACAGGAGATAACAGTGAGAGAAGCCCTCGAGGTCGGACAGCCCGTCGGCGTACGCTTCGTCGACGGCCACGGTGCCGCGTGTTCCTCGGGACCCAGTGGGCTGGATCGGCATTCCTTCGAGCGAGTCGTACGGCGTGTTGATGACGCCGATCGGGTCGTACTCGATACCGTTCGTCGCGTTTTCTTCCTCCATACTACACCTGAGGCCTCCCCGAATAAAGCGCGACCGATCCAGGAGTCGCCCTTTTCAAGCGATTCCCAGGAGGGAGCTGATCCCCCAGTAGACGCCGTAGCCGACAAAAAGCGAGAACACGAGCGAGCCGACCCACGCGAGGGCGGTGTACGCCATCTTCTTGTGGCTTACAGCCTCGCTTCCCACCGCGTAGCCGGTTCCCAGGATCGCACTGATAAAGATCTCGTTGAACGACATCGGGATGCCGTAGAAGATGCCGATCTGTGCGATGACGAACGACGGGATCAATACGCCGACGGATCGTCGCGGTCCCAGCGAGGAGTAGTCCTGCGAGAGTGCCTTTATCATCCGTGCGGACACCATCCACGCGCCCAGAAGCATCCCGATTCCTCCGAAGACGAGCGTTGGCGTGATAACGTCGCCCGCGAGGAGTCCATCGAGGAGCGGCAAAAGCGGTCCGACCGCCAGGCCGACCTTGCCGCCGCCGGCCGTGAACGCCACCAGTGCCCCGAGTACGAGTAGGAACCACCGCTGGGCGGCAACCCGATCGTATGCGACGGCACGTCCGACGACGAGCGCGAGAACCCCGGCGATCGCGACGGTGACAGCCGCCGTACCGGCGAGCGGTCCGCCCGGGATTCCGGGAGCGACGCTACTCGCAATCGAGGCCGGCTCCCCGGGTGGACCGAGCAAAAGGAACTCCATGTTGGCCACCACGACGCCGACGACGCCCGCGAGCGCGGCGAGGACGTACAGTTCCGAGGTTCGCTCGCTGCGCAACAGTTTCGTCGTCACGTAGGAGGCCGGCGCGACGAAGAACGGGGTCAAAAGCCAGTAGAGACCGATTTCGGCGTACCGATCCCACGCCGGCCCTCCACCCATTGCAAGCCCAACACCGACGACGCTGCCGGTGATAGCAAACGCCGTCGCGATAGGATACCCCTTGAACACGCCCGCCGCGATGTAGACGGCGGCGATCGTGAGCGCCACCGTCGCAGCCAGCGGGGACAGGGTGACGTCAGTGACGAGCCCCCGTCCGACGGTCTCGGTGACGGCTGCCCCCTGTAACACGGCGCCGGCAAACGACAACAGGCCGACGACGAATGCGGCGCGCATCGTCGTGATCGCGTTGGCCCCGACCGCCGGGGCGAACGGCGTCGCTCCGGTCGACCCCGCCCCGATCGTCCACGCCGCAAAAAAACTCGCGCCGAGAGCGACGACAACCAGCGCAATTGTTCCTGCGTCTACCATCGTTTGTTTCCATGTCGGTGTTGCGCCACCGTGAAAGCGGTGTCGGATCCGGCACCGTCGAGTAGGAGGCTGCCTGATCCCCGTCTGCAGGCGGTTGTGTTCGGCTTTCGAAGCCTCCCTTCAGTTCAGGAACTCCGTTCGAGCAGGAGCTCGAGATACGACGTTCGTATTGCGTCCTCCGGGTCCAGGCCGAGCGATTCGAGGACGTCGATCGCCCCCTCTCGAACCTCCTCGATGTCGGCCTCCACGGCCTCGCGTTCGACTTCCACGAACTCTCCGAGTCCGGACACGTCGTCGAGGGTCACAGTGTATCCGTCGACGGTGAACAACTCCCGTCGTTTCTCGACGGTCGCAGTCGGATCGAATCCCAGCACCGAGAGGATGGAATTCAGTTCGTCGCCGTCGTCGACGCCGGTTTCGCGTTCCACTCTGGTTTTCGAG
Coding sequences within:
- a CDS encoding ABC transporter substrate-binding protein produces the protein MRQHNTVRRRKILRMTGASAASAGILSIAGCVGEEDDAPDDPDDPGDPDDPGDPDDPVEELDEITITLSQFPDTIDPLDHITGDYFDVYDHIYEPLFDFEPGEGIFPRVADEWEIQGDGTTHVYLRDDVVFHNGDPLTAEDVAWTINRTVDPEKGVPSPIGTFGLGSIEGAEAVDDTTLAINYGAAPGLAEFEFGNYARAINKDWAIDQHEAEDDAISGADAEDFNGTGPYEVVEFESGVEVVVERFDDYWGPEPPFERITFNADGESSGRAAAIETGEADVTINILPEDVSTINEAPDADVRNVTSFRTVFCPMKNTVPPFDSQEFRQAMNYAVDNEEIVSTILSGFGEPRGQPVSPGINGYNPDIEPYEQDIGMAESLVEESGYGDVEIELYAPQGRYLNDAEIGETVADQIDRLDNVSCEANIVEFGVVSDANQAGVEPDEYEDTWEIPFYMIGWGVITGDTDYGVQGFFTIPDNPNRTFHDEELSDAILESQQIDDPDERREQLQYVNELAHEKAPFVYLHTQESIYGVNERIQWDPREDETIYTWEMDT
- a CDS encoding ABC transporter permease produces the protein MISRRVRSNLRQTFTESILPKIGLFLLVSIVLMAAFAPILATHDPTETGYFDEQGAEYPPLGHSYDTQIAQEGEITDVTVESTREHVFGTNNVGQDVYSRFVYGARVSMLVGITATIMALFIGVPIGLVAGYYGGRVDDALMRVADIMLAFPALVLALALIGVFGESPIHVPDPIVMAGLAEGMPETIPIPGTVTIVSALVIWVWFARVARGEALSLRNQEYVKAARSFGTSHREILRRHILPNSLTPIIVLATIQVAVIVLLEASLAYLGFSGTTLSWGYEIERGQDVLRTRPWVSIFPGVGIMLAIISVNLLGDWFRDALDPNIEGSERGA
- a CDS encoding ABC transporter ATP-binding protein yields the protein MTGDILRIGGLSTRFFTGEGQVNAVSNVTLTIERGEVFGIVGESGSGKSVTALSLMDLVESPGEITDGTIEYRNESLAESLRESHPDAVDGEFVDLLSVPEDVRRSLRGPSFSMIFQDPESSFNPSLTVGEQIAEAVEVQRRARANPRSTRAKTRSADYSLSSLITSTVLPSKRFVTESSRERAIELLELVGIPDPVQRADEYPHQYSGGMLQRAMIAQALAGEPDVLIADEPTTALDVTIQAQVLDILADLQSEIGMTIVLITHNLGVIARMCDRVGVMYAGEIVERGTLEDVFEDHVHPYTRGLLGSVPDLAHVGGRLEPIEGNVPSLLDHEMGSGCYFADRCPKAMEECLEDPPDFRASGSDDHVAKCYLADRAYDPDRALADDRPEEATGDVPEEVPTDD
- the tsaA gene encoding tRNA (N6-threonylcarbamoyladenosine(37)-N6)-methyltransferase TrmO, with the translated sequence MEEENATNGIEYDPIGVINTPYDSLEGMPIQPTGSRGTRGTVAVDEAYADGLSDLEGFSHCYLLYHFHGSEGDAMTTVEPFLDSTERGLFSTRAPRRPNAIGLSVVRIDGVDGSTLTVRDVDVLDGTPLLDIKPFVPAFDVPAEAEAGWIDEAEEDPERRRADDRFL
- a CDS encoding inorganic phosphate transporter, which encodes MVDAGTIALVVVALGASFFAAWTIGAGSTGATPFAPAVGANAITTMRAAFVVGLLSFAGAVLQGAAVTETVGRGLVTDVTLSPLAATVALTIAAVYIAAGVFKGYPIATAFAITGSVVGVGLAMGGGPAWDRYAEIGLYWLLTPFFVAPASYVTTKLLRSERTSELYVLAALAGVVGVVVANMEFLLLGPPGEPASIASSVAPGIPGGPLAGTAAVTVAIAGVLALVVGRAVAYDRVAAQRWFLLVLGALVAFTAGGGKVGLAVGPLLPLLDGLLAGDVITPTLVFGGIGMLLGAWMVSARMIKALSQDYSSLGPRRSVGVLIPSFVIAQIGIFYGIPMSFNEIFISAILGTGYAVGSEAVSHKKMAYTALAWVGSLVFSLFVGYGVYWGISSLLGIA
- the cyaB gene encoding class IV adenylate cyclase, whose translation is MYEVELKVPATHESVRGRLEKMELSRQTYVEQTDTYYDAPHREFAETDEALRIRRVRHLDSDCERARSPESDPRHDDDVTLTYKGPLVDDVSKTRVERETGVDDGDELNSILSVLGFDPTATVEKRRELFTVDGYTVTLDDVSGLGEFVEVEREAVEADIEEVREGAIDVLESLGLDPEDAIRTSYLELLLERSS
- a CDS encoding ABC transporter permease, yielding MSLGKFLVRRLLQGVFVIWGVVTIMFGLRAVSPGDPANLMLAEGATQELVEQVRREEGLDEPIYVQYFDYLQGLVTGDFGYSWQSNREVEMMVIERVPATVELAVAATVVAIVIAIPLGVISATRRNQPSDYGATLFSLLGISTPNFWLGLMLILVFGVWFGIPYPTFGTSSISVLGVNLPYPSSIWYGMVEFPTGRRGPSFADAVLAVVLTGSLTELGAWLKYITLPALTLGTYFTALITRLTRSGMVDELGKPYVTATEAKGLPLVLIRYKHVLRNTMIPIITVLGLQMGTLLGGAVITETVFNWPGLGLRLIDAIDMRDWPLMQGIVVFIAVAFVTINILVDALYAYLDPQVIEE